The following proteins are encoded in a genomic region of Synechococcus sp. ROS8604:
- the crtD gene encoding C-3',4' desaturase CrtD, translated as MQKRDDVIVVGGGIAGLTAAALLARDGVSVTLLEAHYQPGGCAGTFRRGAYTFDVGATQVAGLEPGGSHARIFQHLDLPLPEAELLDPGCVVDLADGSPPVHLWHDPLRWKQERQQQFPGSERFWQLCSFLHQSNWLFAASDPVLPIRNGWDFKQTLAAINPGNLLSAPLSLCTVKDLLTLSGCGSDQRLRRFLDLQLRLYSQQPADQTAALYGATVLQMTQAPLGLWHLHGSMQVLSELLASGLKRDGGTMLLRHRVQQLQQNSDGSGWQLRVEGPDRKKQIFDAGDVISTLPPQCLPELIAPEHSADKRPMPAPYRQHLTELEAPSGALVFYGAIDRAYLPNDCPGHYQRDASDPGSMFISISREGDGRAPKGQATVIASVFTTPKGWFSGSETEYQSKKKACQTKIRNEVEAALGLSDHTWLHQELATPRGFLRWTGRPNGIVGGLGQSPSRFGPFGLASRTPMPGLWLCGDSIHPGEGTAGVTLSAFMACRQLLAQRGQTLELNS; from the coding sequence ATGCAAAAACGCGACGACGTGATCGTGGTCGGCGGTGGCATCGCTGGACTCACGGCAGCGGCACTGCTGGCACGCGACGGTGTTTCGGTCACCCTTTTAGAAGCGCATTATCAGCCGGGGGGCTGTGCAGGCACCTTCCGTCGAGGGGCGTACACCTTTGATGTTGGTGCCACCCAAGTGGCAGGGCTCGAACCTGGTGGCAGCCATGCCCGCATCTTTCAACATCTGGATCTGCCCTTACCAGAGGCAGAACTACTGGATCCAGGCTGCGTCGTCGACCTGGCCGATGGATCTCCCCCCGTGCACCTTTGGCACGACCCCCTGCGCTGGAAGCAGGAACGGCAACAACAATTTCCAGGCAGCGAAAGGTTCTGGCAGCTCTGCAGCTTTCTTCACCAAAGCAATTGGCTCTTTGCGGCTTCCGACCCGGTCTTACCGATTCGCAATGGCTGGGATTTCAAGCAAACACTGGCAGCGATCAATCCAGGCAATCTGCTCAGCGCCCCTCTGAGTCTCTGCACAGTCAAAGACCTTTTAACGCTGTCTGGCTGCGGCAGTGATCAACGCCTGCGGCGCTTTCTCGATCTACAACTCCGGCTTTACTCCCAACAGCCCGCCGATCAGACCGCAGCGCTTTACGGAGCGACGGTGTTGCAAATGACCCAAGCCCCTCTGGGCCTATGGCACCTTCACGGATCCATGCAAGTGCTCAGTGAACTGCTGGCATCTGGGTTGAAGCGCGATGGAGGAACCATGCTTCTGCGTCACCGCGTCCAGCAATTGCAGCAAAACTCAGATGGGTCAGGCTGGCAACTTCGCGTTGAAGGACCAGACCGGAAAAAGCAGATCTTTGACGCTGGCGACGTCATCAGCACCCTCCCGCCTCAATGCCTCCCTGAGCTGATCGCTCCTGAACACAGCGCTGACAAGAGGCCGATGCCAGCGCCCTATCGCCAACACCTCACCGAGCTCGAGGCCCCCAGTGGGGCACTGGTATTTTATGGCGCCATCGACAGGGCCTATCTGCCAAACGACTGTCCAGGCCATTACCAACGGGATGCAAGCGATCCTGGCTCAATGTTTATCTCGATCAGCCGAGAGGGAGATGGCCGAGCGCCGAAAGGGCAAGCCACTGTGATTGCCAGCGTGTTTACAACCCCTAAGGGTTGGTTCTCGGGCTCAGAAACGGAGTACCAAAGCAAAAAAAAGGCCTGTCAAACCAAGATCCGCAACGAGGTGGAAGCCGCCTTGGGCTTGTCAGATCACACCTGGCTTCATCAGGAGCTGGCAACACCGAGGGGCTTTCTGCGCTGGACCGGTCGGCCCAACGGCATCGTCGGCGGTTTGGGGCAATCTCCCAGCCGTTTCGGACCTTTTGGCCTGGCGAGCCGCACGCCAATGCCTGGGCTCTGGCTCTGTGGAGATTCCATTCATCCAGGTGAGGGAACAGCAGGGGTCACCCTGTCTGCCTTCATGGCCTGCAGACAATTGCTCGCTCAACGCGGCCAAACCCTTGAGCTCAACAGTTGA
- a CDS encoding fructosamine kinase family protein, whose protein sequence is MRRQLLEALQNDCGQLQGCECKTLEPACSASTWRADLSDGRSLFLKLASPAMLHVEARGLRSLKHWADPELLLIPDPLGVVPVGERAAMILPWLESGRGDQHQLGRGLALLHRASAEAGLDRFGWDEEGFIGLGPQPAGWLPSWGDAFVSLRLIPQLQLASNWGLALDPLEPLLAATRVWLDQHQPEPCLVHGDLWGGNASVLVDGRGALIDPACWWADREVDLAMTHLFGGFSARFYEGYQQEWPLDPKHDDRIVVYNLYHLLNHANLFGGGYQKKSLTAIDAMRSMLL, encoded by the coding sequence ATGCGAAGGCAACTGCTGGAGGCGTTGCAAAACGATTGTGGTCAGCTCCAGGGCTGTGAGTGCAAGACCCTGGAGCCTGCTTGCAGTGCCTCCACCTGGCGTGCTGACTTATCGGATGGGCGATCTCTCTTCCTGAAGCTGGCGTCACCAGCCATGCTCCACGTGGAAGCCCGGGGGCTCCGCTCCCTCAAGCATTGGGCTGACCCTGAGCTGCTGTTGATCCCTGATCCGCTTGGAGTGGTCCCGGTGGGAGAGCGAGCGGCGATGATTTTGCCCTGGCTTGAGTCCGGGCGAGGGGATCAACATCAGCTAGGGCGAGGGTTAGCCCTCCTTCATCGAGCATCTGCTGAAGCTGGGTTGGATCGATTTGGTTGGGATGAAGAGGGCTTTATTGGCTTGGGGCCGCAACCAGCTGGTTGGTTGCCGTCTTGGGGTGATGCGTTTGTGAGCTTGCGACTGATCCCCCAGCTTCAGTTGGCATCCAACTGGGGATTGGCTCTGGATCCACTCGAACCGTTGCTTGCAGCCACAAGGGTTTGGTTGGATCAACATCAGCCCGAGCCCTGCCTCGTGCATGGCGATCTGTGGGGAGGAAACGCGTCAGTGCTCGTTGATGGACGGGGAGCCTTGATCGACCCGGCCTGTTGGTGGGCTGATCGGGAGGTGGATCTGGCGATGACTCACCTGTTTGGTGGATTCAGTGCCCGCTTTTACGAGGGCTATCAACAGGAATGGCCGCTAGATCCCAAACATGACGATCGGATTGTCGTTTACAACCTCTATCACCTGTTGAATCACGCCAATCTGTTTGGAGGTGGCTACCAAAAAAAATCCCTCACAGCAATCGATGCCATGAGGTCAATGTTGTTGTGA
- a CDS encoding CAAD domain-containing protein — translation MSEESTTPASESTWTANTSESSTNTETANFSERYSEILGKVNETLDKVDWSQAGRIGKVVGIFAAVIVAQILIKGILDTINLLPVVPGLLELLGVVVVGQWSWKNLTTSEKRTALVNRVQTLRSEYLG, via the coding sequence ATGAGCGAGGAGTCCACCACCCCGGCGAGTGAGTCAACTTGGACCGCTAACACCAGCGAATCATCCACCAACACTGAAACCGCCAACTTTTCTGAGCGCTACAGCGAAATTCTCGGAAAAGTCAACGAGACCTTAGACAAGGTGGATTGGAGCCAAGCCGGTCGTATTGGCAAAGTGGTTGGAATTTTTGCAGCTGTCATCGTTGCCCAAATTCTGATTAAGGGCATTCTCGACACCATCAATCTTCTTCCTGTCGTCCCAGGGCTCCTAGAGCTTCTCGGCGTTGTGGTGGTGGGCCAATGGAGCTGGAAAAATCTCACCACCAGTGAAAAGCGCACCGCTTTGGTGAATCGCGTTCAGACCCTACGTAGCGAATACCTCGGCTAA
- a CDS encoding M67 family metallopeptidase → MVLRHDLLAPAPAEGCALLLGEEHGLADSAADDWCVQLIWPCRNMVGRQEKDRFELDPREQIAAQRWARSRSLKVLGSAHSHPGASVVPSRRDRLWAGSSGLMLIMGNNHALAAWWLEVEAPHCAPAEVQPLPIRVMGETPLTSLPGDPGIRHD, encoded by the coding sequence ATGGTTCTCCGTCACGATCTTCTGGCTCCCGCACCTGCAGAAGGCTGTGCTCTGTTGCTCGGAGAGGAGCATGGCTTGGCGGATTCAGCCGCGGATGATTGGTGCGTGCAGTTGATCTGGCCTTGCCGAAACATGGTGGGTCGTCAAGAAAAAGATCGTTTTGAGCTCGACCCCCGTGAGCAAATTGCCGCGCAACGTTGGGCGCGGTCGCGCTCATTAAAAGTGCTTGGGAGTGCCCATTCCCATCCGGGAGCTTCGGTGGTGCCTAGTCGAAGAGATCGTCTTTGGGCTGGGAGCTCAGGATTGATGCTGATCATGGGAAACAACCATGCCCTTGCGGCTTGGTGGCTGGAGGTCGAGGCTCCCCATTGCGCTCCCGCCGAGGTTCAGCCTCTGCCGATTCGGGTCATGGGGGAGACTCCTCTGACGTCCCTTCCAGGAGATCCTGGGATTCGCCATGACTGA
- the moeB gene encoding molybdopterin-synthase adenylyltransferase MoeB, translated as MTEAGGAPQLSGEEKTRYARHITLPEVGIAGQQRLKAGSVLCIGAGGLGSPLLLYLAAAGVGRIGVVDDDLVEPSNLQRQVIHGTGTVGQAKTSSAGSRIKDLNPFCRVEEHGVRLSASNALELVSAYDVVVDGTDNFASRYLINDACVLTKRPFVYGSVQRFEGQVSVFNLGSESPDYRDLVPEPPPQGLVPSCADGGVMGVMPGLIGLIQAAEVIKLITGIGTPLDGRLLLVDGLSMRFRELTLRRRPSRAPVEKLIDYQAFCTAGGSISGERSNLMKSISVVALKALLDQNQDLALIDVRNPAEVEVAVIAGSELIPLSTLESDEVIERIQAIAASRTVYVHCKLGGRSAKAVELLASHGIDAVNVEGGIDAWSEQIDPSVPRY; from the coding sequence ATGACTGAAGCGGGGGGTGCTCCTCAGCTAAGTGGAGAGGAGAAGACCAGATATGCCCGCCATATCACCCTCCCCGAAGTGGGCATTGCCGGACAGCAACGCTTAAAAGCAGGCTCGGTGTTGTGCATTGGTGCTGGTGGCCTGGGTTCGCCGCTCCTGCTTTATTTGGCGGCGGCAGGGGTGGGTCGCATCGGGGTTGTGGATGATGACCTTGTTGAGCCCTCCAACCTGCAACGTCAGGTGATCCATGGCACGGGAACGGTGGGCCAGGCCAAAACGTCATCAGCGGGTTCTCGAATAAAAGATCTCAATCCCTTTTGTCGGGTGGAAGAGCATGGTGTCCGCTTGTCGGCGAGCAATGCGCTGGAGCTGGTTTCTGCGTACGACGTGGTGGTAGACGGAACGGATAATTTCGCCAGTCGCTATTTGATTAATGACGCCTGCGTCTTGACCAAGCGACCGTTCGTGTATGGCTCGGTCCAGCGCTTTGAAGGGCAAGTGAGTGTGTTCAATCTTGGGAGTGAATCACCGGATTATCGAGACCTGGTCCCGGAGCCGCCGCCGCAAGGGCTCGTCCCCTCCTGCGCTGATGGAGGAGTGATGGGTGTGATGCCTGGCTTGATTGGCCTGATTCAGGCCGCTGAGGTCATCAAGCTGATCACCGGAATTGGGACCCCCCTTGATGGTCGGTTGCTCTTAGTGGATGGCTTGTCGATGCGGTTTCGCGAGCTCACCTTGCGAAGAAGGCCAAGTCGCGCCCCCGTCGAAAAGCTGATTGACTACCAAGCGTTCTGCACGGCCGGAGGTTCGATCTCCGGGGAGAGATCGAATCTGATGAAAAGCATTTCTGTGGTTGCGCTCAAAGCCCTGTTGGATCAGAACCAAGACTTGGCGTTGATCGATGTGCGCAATCCAGCAGAAGTTGAGGTTGCTGTGATCGCTGGCTCCGAATTGATCCCGTTGTCCACGCTTGAGAGTGATGAGGTGATCGAACGCATCCAGGCCATCGCGGCGAGCCGAACGGTTTATGTGCACTGCAAACTGGGAGGACGTTCGGCTAAGGCGGTAGAGCTTCTTGCCAGCCACGGCATCGATGCGGTCAACGTGGAAGGCGGGATTGATGCCTGGTCAGAGCAGATTGACCCTTCCGTTCCGCGCTATTGA
- a CDS encoding cob(I)yrinic acid a,c-diamide adenosyltransferase, with protein sequence MDAVSSGTSQANRSRGNRGVGIVTAADSRERSLGQLHVYDGEGKGKSQAALGVVLRTIGLGICEQRRTRVLLLRFLKGPGRAYDEDAAIEALQQGFPHLIDQVRTGRGDYFSVDEVKRFDRQEAQRGWDIAKGAIASALYSVVVLDELNPVLDLGLLETEDVIRSLKSRPEGMEIIVTGRGAPRPLVEIADLHSEMRAHRRPEVDNNAALSFVTAGGIEIYTGEGKGKSTSALGKALQAIGRGISQDKSHRVLILQWLKGGSGYTEDAAIAALRESYPHLVDHLRSGRDAIVWRGQQQPIDYVEAERAWEIARAAIASGLYKTVILDELNPTVDLELLPVEPIVQALLRKPTETEVIITGRCKHQPAYFDLASVHSEMVCHKHYAEQGVDLKRGVDY encoded by the coding sequence ATGGATGCAGTCTCATCCGGTACGTCACAAGCCAACCGCTCTCGCGGCAACCGCGGCGTCGGAATCGTCACGGCTGCTGACAGCCGCGAGCGGAGCCTCGGTCAGTTGCATGTGTATGACGGTGAGGGCAAGGGCAAAAGCCAAGCAGCCTTGGGTGTTGTGCTGCGCACCATCGGCCTTGGGATCTGCGAGCAAAGACGCACAAGGGTTCTGTTGCTTCGATTCCTCAAAGGGCCAGGACGGGCTTACGACGAAGATGCCGCGATCGAAGCTCTGCAACAGGGTTTCCCCCACTTAATTGATCAGGTTCGAACGGGCCGGGGAGACTATTTCAGTGTGGATGAGGTGAAACGCTTCGACCGACAGGAAGCTCAACGGGGCTGGGACATCGCCAAAGGAGCCATTGCAAGCGCTTTGTACTCCGTCGTCGTTCTCGATGAACTCAATCCAGTGCTGGATCTCGGCTTACTCGAAACCGAAGATGTGATTCGGTCGCTGAAGAGCCGACCGGAAGGCATGGAAATCATCGTCACCGGGCGTGGAGCTCCACGCCCATTAGTGGAAATTGCAGATCTTCACTCTGAAATGCGCGCGCACCGACGCCCAGAGGTGGACAACAACGCAGCGCTGTCGTTTGTCACGGCAGGCGGCATCGAGATCTACACCGGTGAAGGAAAAGGGAAATCCACCAGTGCCCTCGGAAAAGCTCTGCAAGCGATCGGCAGAGGAATCAGCCAGGACAAAAGCCATCGCGTACTGATCCTGCAATGGCTTAAAGGAGGAAGTGGGTATACAGAAGACGCCGCGATCGCAGCCTTGCGTGAGAGTTATCCCCATTTGGTCGATCACCTTCGCTCAGGGCGTGATGCCATCGTTTGGCGTGGCCAGCAACAACCCATCGACTACGTAGAAGCAGAACGCGCCTGGGAAATCGCCAGAGCTGCGATCGCAAGTGGGCTCTACAAAACCGTGATTCTCGATGAGTTGAACCCCACAGTGGATCTCGAGCTTCTACCGGTTGAACCCATCGTTCAGGCCTTGCTCCGTAAGCCCACAGAGACGGAGGTGATTATTACCGGCCGGTGCAAACACCAGCCGGCCTATTTCGACCTTGCAAGCGTCCATTCAGAGATGGTGTGCCACAAGCACTACGCCGAGCAGGGCGTTGATCTCAAGCGCGGTGTCGATTACTAA
- the larE gene encoding ATP-dependent sacrificial sulfur transferase LarE, producing MFRQLESLSELECDLLERLRNDVAAQKHVCVAYSGGVDSSLVAAIAHEQLGEQALAITGVSPSLAPHLLVEARQQAAWLGMRHQEVSTLELEDPSYTSNPQDRCYACKRELHRHLAPIAAEANGALVLDGVNQDDLGDHRPGIAAALEAGVRSPLAELGITKATVRRLSWALGFPWWDKPAQPCLASRFPYGEAISSERLQRVGQAEAWLIQHGFDQVRVRSHGLAARVEVPEERIADLLQPLLRRELVKTLLSLGFTSVSVDVEGLVSGKLNRV from the coding sequence ATCTTCCGCCAGCTCGAATCGTTGTCCGAGCTGGAATGTGACCTCTTGGAGCGGTTGCGTAATGACGTTGCGGCTCAGAAGCACGTGTGTGTTGCTTATTCGGGTGGTGTTGACAGCAGCCTCGTTGCAGCAATCGCCCATGAGCAGCTCGGCGAACAGGCCTTAGCGATTACGGGCGTTTCACCCTCCCTAGCGCCCCATCTCCTGGTGGAAGCACGTCAGCAGGCAGCCTGGCTTGGGATGCGGCATCAGGAGGTGTCCACTCTTGAGCTTGAAGATCCGAGTTACACCAGCAATCCTCAGGACCGTTGCTATGCCTGCAAGCGAGAGCTGCATCGCCATCTCGCTCCGATTGCGGCTGAAGCCAACGGCGCCCTTGTCCTCGATGGGGTGAATCAAGATGATTTAGGTGATCATCGTCCTGGGATTGCGGCAGCGCTGGAAGCTGGTGTTCGCTCCCCATTGGCTGAACTTGGCATCACGAAGGCGACCGTTCGCCGCTTGTCTTGGGCGCTTGGTTTCCCTTGGTGGGATAAGCCTGCGCAGCCTTGCCTTGCTTCCCGCTTCCCCTACGGAGAAGCCATCAGCAGTGAACGCCTTCAGCGGGTGGGACAGGCAGAAGCCTGGTTGATTCAGCACGGATTTGATCAGGTTCGGGTGCGTAGCCACGGACTGGCGGCTCGGGTGGAGGTTCCAGAGGAGCGAATTGCCGATCTTTTGCAGCCTTTGCTGCGGCGTGAATTGGTGAAAACCCTTCTCAGTCTTGGTTTCACCTCCGTGAGTGTGGACGTGGAGGGTCTGGTGAGCGGCAAGCTCAATCGCGTTTAG
- a CDS encoding glutamate decarboxylase: MALHQSRHYLHDSEEQAMVDAMLSPLPKHHFPGVGREGNSTVQLLKEELLLDGNSKQNLATFCQTYQAQSAMELMTLGVDKNLIDKDEYPQTAELESRCVSMMADLWNAPGAAVGCSTIGSSEAAMLGGMAAKWRWRKRREAAGLPTDKPNMVCGSVQICWKKFARYWDIEMRELEMLTGELCISPERVIEAVDENTIFVVPTLGVTYHGLYEDIESISKALDDLQARTGLDVPIHVDAASGGFLAPFCAPDLPLWDFRLERVKSINASGHKFGLAPLGVGWVLWRSQDDLPDELVFHVTYLGGDMPTFQINFSRPAGQVIAQYHEFVRLGREGYRMLHMASHANAQYFAEKLREMDLFKIIHDGAPDQGIPTVVWTLDDNPDHGFNLYDFADRLRMRGWQVPAYPFTGELESTAFQRILVKRDFTRDMADLLLQDIRQAIEHFQKHPITNNLLAAEAASYNHL; this comes from the coding sequence GTGGCACTGCATCAATCCCGTCATTATCTCCATGACAGTGAGGAGCAGGCCATGGTTGATGCCATGCTCTCTCCGCTGCCAAAGCATCATTTCCCAGGAGTAGGGCGTGAGGGCAATTCCACAGTGCAACTTTTGAAAGAAGAGTTGCTTCTTGATGGAAATAGTAAGCAGAACTTGGCCACATTTTGTCAGACCTATCAAGCGCAAAGTGCGATGGAGTTGATGACTCTGGGAGTGGATAAAAATCTGATCGATAAAGATGAATATCCTCAGACGGCGGAGCTTGAGAGTCGCTGCGTTTCAATGATGGCCGACTTGTGGAATGCCCCTGGTGCCGCCGTTGGATGCTCCACCATTGGCAGTAGTGAAGCGGCCATGCTTGGAGGGATGGCCGCGAAGTGGCGGTGGCGCAAACGTCGCGAGGCGGCAGGCTTGCCAACCGATAAGCCCAACATGGTGTGTGGCAGTGTGCAGATCTGCTGGAAGAAATTTGCGCGCTATTGGGATATTGAAATGCGTGAATTAGAGATGCTTACTGGTGAATTATGTATCAGTCCTGAGCGTGTTATCGAGGCTGTGGATGAGAACACGATTTTTGTGGTGCCCACGCTTGGGGTGACGTATCACGGCCTTTATGAGGACATTGAGTCCATCAGCAAGGCTTTGGATGACCTTCAGGCTCGTACAGGCCTTGATGTGCCGATTCACGTGGATGCGGCCAGTGGTGGCTTTCTTGCTCCGTTCTGCGCACCGGATCTCCCCCTGTGGGACTTTCGCTTGGAACGCGTGAAATCGATTAATGCTTCAGGCCATAAATTTGGTTTGGCACCCCTGGGCGTGGGCTGGGTTCTCTGGCGTAGTCAGGATGATCTGCCCGATGAGCTGGTCTTTCACGTGACCTATCTGGGTGGAGACATGCCGACATTCCAGATTAATTTTTCAAGGCCGGCAGGTCAGGTGATCGCTCAATATCACGAATTTGTGCGCTTAGGTCGAGAGGGCTATCGCATGCTTCATATGGCCAGTCATGCCAATGCGCAGTACTTCGCCGAAAAATTACGGGAGATGGACCTGTTCAAAATCATCCATGACGGTGCTCCCGACCAGGGCATTCCCACCGTGGTTTGGACTCTTGATGACAATCCGGATCATGGCTTCAACCTCTATGACTTTGCCGATCGGTTGCGGATGCGTGGCTGGCAGGTGCCTGCCTACCCCTTTACAGGAGAACTGGAATCAACAGCCTTCCAACGAATTTTGGTGAAGCGAGACTTCACTCGCGACATGGCGGACCTGCTTCTGCAAGACATCAGGCAAGCCATTGAACATTTTCAAAAGCACCCGATTACGAACAATCTGCTCGCCGCAGAGGCGGCGTCTTACAACCACCTCTGA
- the speD gene encoding adenosylmethionine decarboxylase gives MEQSLFSLHPNPGWATKESTTDLSSDATTRSATDTSATDMVGKHCILELYDCDPSKLDDETFLRHTITTAAHRAGATLLNLITHRFEPQGVTGLALLAESHISIHTWPENGYAAVDVFTCGDHTMPEKACEVLCEDLGAGRHALRSFLRETPAALGTTERMPAVPIAA, from the coding sequence ATGGAGCAGTCCTTGTTCAGCCTGCATCCCAACCCGGGATGGGCGACGAAAGAGAGCACTACAGACCTCAGCTCCGACGCGACCACGCGCAGTGCAACCGACACCAGTGCAACCGACATGGTTGGTAAACACTGCATTCTCGAGCTCTACGACTGCGATCCTTCAAAGCTCGACGACGAAACTTTTCTCAGACACACCATCACGACAGCAGCCCACCGTGCTGGTGCAACTCTGCTCAACCTGATCACCCACCGCTTCGAACCCCAAGGGGTGACAGGTCTGGCACTCCTGGCTGAATCCCACATCTCCATTCACACCTGGCCTGAAAACGGATACGCAGCCGTGGATGTTTTTACCTGTGGTGACCACACCATGCCGGAGAAAGCCTGTGAGGTGCTGTGCGAAGACCTAGGTGCTGGTCGTCACGCCCTACGCAGCTTCTTACGGGAAACACCGGCAGCGCTTGGAACAACCGAGCGGATGCCGGCCGTTCCGATCGCGGCCTGA
- the recF gene encoding DNA replication/repair protein RecF, which yields MQGFRNHSNLQLEIKAPRLLVIGSNGVGKSNLLESVELLGSLRSHRASQDGDLIHWDASRALLKATCADQQILELELRRRGGRQAKRNGKPLQRQLDLIGPLRCVGFSALDLHLVRGEPALRRQWLDRVVLQLEPVYADLISRYGRLLRQRAQFWRRGGLSTGMEPQALLESFDSQMALVSTRIHRRRLRALARLEPLAAVWQDRLSEGREQLQLCYTPGSALIGEEQEESWRLTIEQQLRDQRKEEERLGSCRVGPHRDEIEMRINGTAARRFGSSGQQRTLVLALKMAELQLVGELCGEPPLLLLDDVLAELDPTRQLALLEAVGENHQCLVSATHLDAFEGGWREQSQILEADSLRSQSETR from the coding sequence CTGCAGGGCTTTCGCAATCACAGCAACCTGCAGCTGGAGATCAAAGCACCACGCCTCCTGGTGATCGGTAGCAACGGTGTGGGCAAATCAAACCTGCTGGAATCCGTGGAGCTCCTCGGCAGCCTGCGCTCGCACCGAGCCAGCCAGGATGGAGATCTCATCCATTGGGACGCCAGCCGTGCCCTGCTAAAGGCAACCTGCGCAGACCAGCAGATCCTTGAACTGGAACTGCGTCGCCGCGGCGGCCGCCAAGCCAAGCGCAACGGGAAACCACTGCAACGACAGCTGGACTTGATTGGTCCTCTGCGCTGCGTGGGCTTCAGCGCCCTCGACCTGCATCTCGTGAGAGGCGAGCCCGCCCTGCGCCGCCAGTGGCTCGATCGTGTTGTGCTTCAGCTGGAGCCTGTTTATGCCGATCTCATCAGTCGCTACGGGCGCTTGCTGAGACAGCGGGCCCAATTCTGGCGACGGGGAGGGTTATCAACAGGCATGGAACCGCAAGCGCTCCTCGAAAGCTTTGATAGCCAAATGGCTCTTGTGAGCACACGCATTCATCGCAGGCGTCTGCGAGCCCTTGCCCGACTAGAGCCCCTAGCCGCTGTATGGCAAGACAGGCTGAGTGAAGGCCGGGAGCAACTTCAGCTTTGCTACACCCCTGGCAGTGCCTTGATCGGAGAAGAACAGGAGGAATCCTGGCGACTGACGATTGAGCAACAGCTCCGAGACCAACGCAAGGAAGAAGAACGTTTAGGCAGCTGCCGAGTTGGACCTCATCGCGACGAAATCGAAATGCGGATCAATGGAACCGCGGCAAGACGTTTCGGCTCATCTGGCCAACAACGCACCCTAGTGCTGGCCTTGAAGATGGCGGAGTTACAACTGGTCGGGGAACTCTGTGGCGAACCTCCCCTTCTTTTGCTGGATGACGTTTTGGCAGAACTCGACCCCACACGGCAGCTGGCCCTCCTCGAGGCCGTTGGAGAAAACCATCAATGCCTTGTTAGTGCCACCCATCTCGACGCCTTTGAAGGCGGATGGCGTGAGCAGTCGCAGATTCTCGAGGCAGACAGCTTGAGATCACAGTCCGAGACGCGGTAG
- a CDS encoding N-acetyltransferase, whose protein sequence is MSPLPFRQQAAAPRLPTHYRLQTEPYPSGEAINALLISCGEPAHPEERWSLALSRSLWQLSIVDERDQTLVGFIRATSDLALNANLWNLAACPGDDQNALLNALLHHALASLKKELPGCSISISAPAIALEGLKKQGFILDPGGIRAMGLRLR, encoded by the coding sequence GTGTCACCGCTTCCATTCCGGCAGCAAGCCGCTGCACCAAGACTGCCTACCCACTACCGGTTGCAGACTGAGCCCTATCCGAGCGGTGAGGCAATCAACGCGCTGCTGATCTCATGCGGTGAGCCCGCTCATCCCGAGGAGCGTTGGTCTTTAGCTCTTAGTCGCAGCCTCTGGCAGCTCAGCATCGTCGACGAGCGCGATCAAACGCTGGTTGGCTTCATTCGAGCCACGAGTGACCTGGCCTTAAATGCCAATCTCTGGAATCTCGCCGCCTGTCCTGGCGACGACCAGAACGCGCTACTAAACGCCTTGTTGCATCACGCCCTTGCAAGCTTAAAAAAAGAATTGCCAGGATGCAGCATCTCGATCTCCGCACCCGCCATTGCACTTGAGGGATTGAAAAAACAAGGGTTTATCCTTGACCCTGGCGGGATTCGCGCCATGGGCTTGAGGCTCCGATAA